Proteins co-encoded in one Archangium lipolyticum genomic window:
- a CDS encoding zf-HC2 domain-containing protein — MSAHPSEWTLRRLHAGELPGPEIQRVRAHVSSCAECDEIMKGLEANQVRFEEEVPFERFAAGVGARRAWEAGVEGEEVH; from the coding sequence ATGAGCGCTCACCCGTCGGAATGGACGCTGCGGCGGCTGCACGCCGGAGAGCTTCCCGGCCCGGAAATCCAACGGGTCCGGGCGCATGTGTCCTCGTGCGCGGAGTGTGACGAAATCATGAAGGGCCTCGAGGCCAACCAGGTCCGCTTCGAGGAGGAGGTTCCCTTCGAGCGATTCGCGGCAGGCGTGGGGGCACGGCGGGCCTGGGAGGCAGGCGTGGAAGGCGAGGAGGTCCACTGA
- a CDS encoding caspase family protein: MRCLAGPARVLVLGLLLATAVQAQPLRRFALVAGNDKGGAHTRPLRFAKDDARKMHELLVRLGGVEPGDARLLLDENAEDFLQALARLEARAREARARGERTSLIVYYSGHAKDGSLRMGDSTLDLEALKRRLATAPVDIRITILDSCRSGALTRRKGARRAPAFAIDTDATHESKGLVILTSSAADEDSQESDLLGGSYFSHHLASGLLGDADRSGDGQVTLFEAYAHAYARTVADTADSSTGPQHPTFSYDLAGQGDLVLTDVRGSGEGLLVPRTAPAGAYYFVNPRGLVVAELHKATDSERRLALAPGTYTVKRRLTDRLRVGETEVRRGLTTVLDESRLRDTPFSDDPVKGVPSREQESRSYWTLGLTGGHHAFFNAPAHESLFPYTPMLGLELGLHDYLREGWSWTFDLVLGTREVTLEHPLLSGARYQYMLLTAGTSLVAEWPLGRASLFIGPRLAFLGMRSDFKDPSLPDQQYGMLTPGLVAGIRWRLWGGFELTASPRIHYFFYNVDYQRSLGYWEFLLLVKHRL; this comes from the coding sequence ATGAGATGCCTCGCGGGTCCTGCCCGGGTGCTCGTCCTGGGGTTGTTGCTGGCAACGGCCGTGCAGGCACAGCCGCTGCGCCGCTTCGCGCTGGTGGCGGGCAACGACAAGGGCGGCGCGCACACCCGGCCCCTGCGTTTCGCGAAGGACGATGCGCGCAAGATGCACGAGCTCCTGGTGCGGCTGGGCGGAGTGGAGCCCGGTGATGCGCGGCTGCTGCTGGACGAGAACGCGGAGGACTTCCTCCAGGCGCTCGCCAGGTTGGAAGCGCGCGCACGGGAGGCACGGGCCCGGGGAGAACGCACCTCGCTCATCGTCTACTACTCGGGCCATGCGAAGGACGGCTCGCTGCGGATGGGAGACAGCACGCTGGACCTGGAGGCGCTGAAGCGCCGGCTGGCGACAGCGCCCGTGGACATCCGCATCACCATCCTGGACTCGTGCCGCTCCGGGGCGCTCACACGCAGGAAGGGAGCCCGGCGCGCTCCGGCCTTCGCCATCGACACGGACGCCACGCACGAGAGCAAGGGGCTCGTCATCCTCACCTCCAGCGCGGCGGACGAGGACTCGCAGGAGTCGGATCTGCTGGGCGGCAGCTATTTCTCCCACCACCTGGCCAGCGGGCTGCTGGGGGACGCGGACCGCTCGGGCGACGGGCAGGTGACGCTCTTCGAGGCCTACGCCCATGCCTACGCCCGCACCGTGGCGGACACCGCGGACAGCAGCACCGGGCCCCAGCACCCCACCTTCAGCTACGACCTGGCCGGCCAGGGCGACCTGGTGTTGACGGATGTGCGCGGGAGCGGCGAGGGACTGCTGGTGCCTCGCACCGCGCCCGCGGGGGCCTACTACTTCGTGAACCCTCGAGGCCTCGTGGTGGCGGAGTTGCACAAGGCCACGGACTCCGAGCGGAGGCTGGCCCTGGCCCCGGGCACGTATACGGTGAAGCGGCGGCTGACGGACCGGCTGCGCGTGGGCGAGACCGAGGTCCGGCGCGGGCTCACCACGGTGCTCGACGAGTCGCGGCTGCGGGACACGCCCTTCTCGGATGATCCGGTGAAGGGCGTGCCTTCCCGGGAGCAGGAGTCCCGCTCGTATTGGACGCTGGGCCTCACCGGCGGACATCACGCCTTCTTCAATGCCCCCGCCCACGAGAGCCTCTTCCCCTACACGCCCATGCTGGGCCTGGAGCTGGGCCTGCACGACTACTTGCGCGAGGGTTGGAGCTGGACCTTCGACCTGGTCCTGGGCACGCGCGAGGTCACGCTGGAGCACCCCCTCCTCTCGGGAGCACGCTACCAGTACATGCTGCTGACCGCGGGCACCTCGCTGGTGGCCGAGTGGCCCCTGGGCCGCGCGTCCCTCTTCATCGGACCACGGCTCGCCTTCCTCGGCATGCGCAGCGACTTCAAGGACCCGAGCCTCCCGGATCAACAGTATGGGATGCTCACCCCAGGTCTCGTGGCCGGCATACGGTGGCGGCTCTGGGGCGGCTTCGAGCTCACCGCGAGCCCCCGCATTCACTACTTCTTCTACAACGTCGATTATCAGCGCTCCCTCGGGTACTGGGAGTTCCTCCTGCTCGTGAAGCACCGCCTTTGA